The genome window tacagattATAGAAGTGTCTATTTTGGTTAAAAGGAAACCTCAGCTTCCGgtggcatttaaattatttccgCATGTGCTTTTGCAGCCCGCGCttctgcagttgttgttgcgatgGTTGTTTCATCGCTGCCATCTTCAGTTGTGGTATTTCCTGGGTCCAAGGCATCCGAGGCAATCCTGTACTTGGTCTGCACATAGAAAGTTAGCAGAAAGATGATTATGAAATCATAGAAAAGTATGATCGTGGCCAGCAGATAATCATTGACTCGCATCTCCGCAAAGCGACCTCCGGTTATTGTTTGAGCGTGGTACATGACAAACTAGGGAAAGAAATGTGATCAATCTTTTTATACAAACTATTCAATCTATAACATACCGAGAGTATTATAATGCTAACAATCAGCTGATAGAGAATAAAACTATATGGCGCCAAGGTTACCACATACAACATCAGCATGAAGATGGACGTGATGAGGAACACAAAGGATATGACAAATATGATGACGACATCCAGCGTGAGATCGTGCTGAAATTTAAGAGAACAAAATAAGTAAGTATAAACTTATATTCTAAGACATATTGAAAATTGCATAGCAAAAGCCGCTATATATCATAGTATTcaatagtatatattattaaaatatcgattaatgatatacatatatatatatgtatatcaacgTCAAAGTTAAAAGAGAGTCTGTTCCATGCGCATCCCTCTAAAGATATTAAGGTTCGTGATCTGACAATGAGTGgcaacaataaagaaaaccTATAAAACTAAAGTTACTTAAATGGAGTAAAGTTATCTATTTCAATACCTATAGTTGATACAGTCAATAACTTGTGTTAGTAATTTATACcaacaataaattcattaaacaCTTCGCAATAGTCATGAAATTTTCGGGACAAgctaataatatttttatatgacgTGTGTTAAAATATTCTTGTCATATTTAGAaagatattttttaataataatcataataaataacatactTATTAGCATGCATGAAATGTTGGGAACAAAGCCTGtagaatatattaatattgtctGCCAAAATGTACAAtagaattgtaaaatatataaagaatgtCTGCTGAAAagcataataatattttaagatattttaaatatttatataagcTTAATAACTACGATGTTTATTATGAATTCGTCCTTAAATTTATAGAGCAGAGCTGATAATATCTTTTTAAGCTATTATATGCTAAATTGTCTCTAATCTTTATAAagactttttttgtttatttttatttgatattatttataccAATTTTACCAATTTACCAATTTGATaccaattttaatttagcatCTTAAGCTTGCTAAGTGGATGCAAAAATCtgcacattatttttaaataatttgctcTTAGAAACTCTCAAATCAAAACTATAGAATAGAAGTGCATGTATACTATatctaataaatattatattaaaaaacgtATATTTTCGATTAAAATACTCACAGGTATAACGGCACCCACTAGTATGAAGAGAAAGAGCAGAAGGAGACAGACGAAATACCACATCAACATGTCCGCCCACTTGGAACGTGCCACCAAAGCAAACACTCCAATGGTGGAAAATTCCACCTATGAAACAAACACATATTCAACCTCAATATAAGTAGCTACCCAATGTAAAGTAAATACTCACAATTACAAAAGTCAACACCCAGTTGAGGACGGGCACAAAACGCGACTGCTCGAAGAATATGAAGATCAAAGTGAGAGCGATGCCTAGCATAAAGCATATGAGGCTTATCCATTCATACTCGGCGAATATATCTTTCACATCCGTGCTGCAATTAAGGAGTTCACAAGAGTTCATtaaaatatcaagtatacgcacatCAGGCTCACGACCAGCCATTGAGCCAAAGCGATGAGCAGCCAAAGAACGGTAACCAAATAAACAATCATTGCGAATTTCCGTCGAGCACGTTGATAAGTTCCGACTCGTTCGTCCATTGTGTATTTTTTacttataatttaaaacaaaactaatatAAATAGTGTGTTTAAAACCTAATTAAAATTCACTTTTATGAGCTTAGAAAATACCTGATATTTAGTGCAATGTCTTTGTTAGCTACAGCATAAGATTCAAAGCAAGTTTGATctaaaaaagtgaaattttctctaaaagatatatttcataaatctactaacttaatatattgttgtaataaatcaaaagactTTACCaccttttaattttaataaagcttgttgctattttttagcaatttacaagcagtaaatattattaataaattattgtattctaaaattcaatttctattCGATTACGTACCACACAGTTGGCTTTgtcttaataataataataataattcatattcAAGTTGCGTTTAAATTTCTGTTAAAAACAAGAATTTTCACAAATGGATGCAATTCATAATCTCGAagatgaaaaagaaaaagccaAAGTTTTGTTAAGAAAAACTTATAAAGTTACTATAATAATGCTAATTTTTGGCCAGATTCAGGTCATGATCGTTATGGAAATgtaagaaaattaattttatacatattttcattcattttatttatttgtctatTTGCAGTGAACCGATTAAGGAGTTCTTGGGACGCCATTATTACGTCAGTTTGATACAGTTTTTTATGAGCTTTATATCGATACAACTTTATGTGTTTTTCTATCACATTATTGTGCGCACTTCGACTTGGAAGCGCATACTAGCTGGAATTTGGACGGTAAGTTCacgtttcattaaaaaaatatattatttttgattatactattatctatatatatttcattccTTTTATTCTATTCATTTTTGAATATAAGAATATATCTTTATTTTTccataaatttctttttattattatattgtttacataaaatttcatcatttgttatttttttattatttccgCAGTTCGAAGTCAACACAATTTCCATTATGAAACCCGCTAGACGTGCTCCTTATACAAGTCTCCTTGTGTCCTGGGGTCTAACCTTCTTCATCATGGCAGTTAGTGTGATATATGGCAATATCGCAGTGAAACATCGCCGTGGACTTTTTGTAAGTGTAATCTCAAATTTTTTCTAtgcatttctttaattatGCTGAATTTTCTAGGTCACTCGTCACAATGTCATACGCTGGAGCGAACGTCTCTTTGTGCTTACCAGCTTTGGTATTATTGTCTGTTCGGAAATGAGACGTGTGACTATTGAATTTCCCACACTTTTCGTGTACAGCATGCTCTCTAATATAGTAAGGATTGTTTTTAAACTCATTGATAATGAAATTCGGAAAACACATGAAAGCCAAGCTATCAGCTAATTCTGAATGACCTAAAACTAGAAACTTAGGGATAAAACTTTCAGAAATTCGCATAC of Drosophila nasuta strain 15112-1781.00 chromosome 3, ASM2355853v1, whole genome shotgun sequence contains these proteins:
- the LOC132789326 gene encoding uncharacterized protein LOC132789326, yielding MDERVGTYQRARRKFAMIVYLVTVLWLLIALAQWLVVSLITDVKDIFAEYEWISLICFMLGIALTLIFIFFEQSRFVPVLNWVLTFVIVEFSTIGVFALVARSKWADMLMWYFVCLLLLFLFILVGAVIPHDLTLDVVIIFVISFVFLITSIFMLMLYVVTLAPYSFILYQLIVSIIILSFVMYHAQTITGGRFAEMRVNDYLLATIILFYDFIIIFLLTFYVQTKYRIASDALDPGNTTTEDGSDETTIATTTAEARAAKAHAEII
- the LOC132789327 gene encoding uncharacterized protein LOC132789327, which translates into the protein MDAIHNLEDEKEKAKVLLRKTYKVTIIMLIFGQIQVMIVMEIEPIKEFLGRHYYVSLIQFFMSFISIQLYVFFYHIIVRTSTWKRILAGIWTFEVNTISIMKPARRAPYTSLLVSWGLTFFIMAVSVIYGNIAVKHRRGLFVTRHNVIRWSERLFVLTSFGIIVCSEMRRVTIEFPTLFVYSMLSNIFVIIFAASIRKPNFYHLDAIGDHILIGQLYYLNFYALYMGYVWTTAAGLELAGINPKI